The following proteins are encoded in a genomic region of Mycoplasmopsis columbinasalis:
- a CDS encoding lipoprotein 17-related variable surface protein, with translation MRDLGIHINFDRWTNINDQAGTLTAVISLKIGAKSHKVEFNFNGFLSAPVLMETFVQKVRYASFKPGALPQLLSQNNTFFSPHNFIDLINNHQGEQGYRSEDLVTVTELQTNGEELLNSPEFARNGGVITIKNYTTSGNSTTGLEATVELKLGTLHREVLLPLSLTQSDWEVIQRGQFEHLSTRIYYLNPINFNIGRVAIGYDWREPNRPIEDHRAWLPTEFAREYNSRLDSPEDWVKYLFFLGEEDITRAEDDKNLLTNSNLKAAGIVISIVNFENANNETGTLDVVIELRVGSNTKRFTFTIDRFRISDDAIKKIVKSWVSLTANFTAEEKQQISFEDAYYNHRDKWTLRIRKIDAEGTESFEDIINPWKNYEYWNVYERIFLYPDLKPNWDTQNLSLVVTPSEYYRDVATWSQPRFADEEFAKTFVFAEN, from the coding sequence TTGCGTGATCTTGGTATTCATATTAACTTTGATCGCTGAACCAATATCAATGACCAAGCAGGTACTTTAACAGCGGTAATTAGTTTAAAAATCGGTGCTAAATCACACAAAGTCGAGTTTAATTTCAATGGTTTTCTTTCTGCACCCGTGCTAATGGAAACGTTTGTCCAAAAAGTGCGTTATGCTTCCTTTAAACCTGGGGCATTACCACAACTTTTAAGTCAAAATAATACGTTCTTTTCGCCACATAATTTTATCGATTTAATAAATAATCATCAGGGAGAACAGGGTTATCGTTCTGAGGATCTTGTTACAGTTACAGAGTTACAAACTAACGGCGAAGAATTATTGAATTCACCTGAGTTTGCAAGAAACGGTGGCGTTATTACGATTAAAAATTACACTACCAGTGGCAATTCAACTACAGGGTTAGAAGCCACAGTTGAACTCAAACTTGGCACGTTACATCGTGAAGTTTTATTGCCACTTTCTTTAACACAAAGTGATTGAGAAGTTATTCAACGTGGACAATTTGAACATTTGTCAACTAGAATTTATTATTTAAATCCAATTAATTTTAATATTGGTAGAGTAGCCATTGGTTACGATTGGCGTGAACCAAATCGACCAATAGAGGATCATCGCGCTTGGTTACCAACAGAATTTGCGCGTGAATACAATTCAAGACTTGATAGTCCAGAAGATTGAGTTAAATATTTATTTTTCTTAGGTGAAGAAGATATAACGAGAGCAGAAGATGATAAAAATCTACTTACTAATTCTAATTTAAAAGCGGCAGGAATTGTGATTTCTATAGTTAATTTCGAAAATGCTAATAACGAAACAGGAACACTAGACGTAGTAATAGAATTGCGTGTCGGTTCAAATACTAAGAGATTTACTTTCACTATTGACCGTTTTAGAATTTCTGACGACGCAATTAAGAAAATCGTCAAATCATGAGTTAGTTTAACTGCTAATTTCACTGCGGAAGAAAAACAACAAATTAGTTTCGAGGATGCTTATTACAACCATCGCGATAAATGAACTTTAAGAATTAGAAAAATTGATGCTGAAGGTACTGAAAGTTTCGAAGATATAATTAACCCTTGAAAAAATTATGAATATTGAAACGTATATGAAAGAATTTTTCTTTACCCTGATTTAAAACCTAATTGAGACACCCAAAATCTTTCTCTTGTCGTTACACCAAGTGAATACTATCGCGATGTAGCAACTTGATCTCAACCGAGATTTGCAGACGAGGAATTTGCCAAAACATTTGTTTTTGCCGAAAACTAA
- a CDS encoding lipoprotein 17-related variable surface protein translates to LAFAFRLHQAGFASKLHIITITGFGKVNDFAVLEEDQSNKFVTYNGTPANILPSQAITQPQNFSLMTPTGPYTPNPAFYELVTPPRLTADDTTGTVTYIQTLRAKNTDLTLDLKKELTGFQNTTDLEFNTILGALQVVAPAYQNTLPSLALNSAQSEGIFKVFNLVDANTNQPFDQSHYGLSGFTFNLSNFVANDATGQVEFVLEVSKNGRVQTKVQSLTTFLTTAAYHAQLDQANQANSAALTTFSQQVIFDQVFANLSTNATYKGTRPKNTILATQVNFNTDVQLYQLNTQPFNLPANYELVLERTDYDRVRSIVIYHVKLHDRVNNLTSAVKQITLADDFGADIITEWIPKINYAKLTLDHANEIVEHGGYTNYLPSAFVKLLTPAQQHKAIVRKMFYLLLKQKMAPNNYLKANICVILVFILTLIAEPISMTKQVL, encoded by the coding sequence TTGGCGTTCGCATTCCGTTTACACCAAGCTGGTTTTGCAAGCAAACTTCACATAATTACTATCACAGGCTTTGGTAAAGTTAATGATTTTGCTGTACTCGAAGAAGACCAAAGCAACAAATTTGTAACTTATAACGGTACACCTGCAAACATACTTCCAAGTCAAGCTATTACTCAACCCCAAAACTTTAGTTTGATGACACCAACAGGACCATATACTCCTAACCCCGCATTTTACGAGCTTGTTACACCCCCAAGATTAACTGCTGACGACACAACTGGAACTGTGACTTACATTCAAACATTGCGAGCTAAAAACACTGATCTAACTCTTGATCTTAAAAAAGAACTCACTGGTTTTCAAAATACAACTGACCTTGAATTTAACACAATTTTAGGTGCGCTCCAAGTTGTAGCGCCTGCTTACCAAAATACATTGCCATCTTTAGCACTTAATAGTGCTCAGAGTGAAGGTATCTTTAAAGTCTTTAATTTGGTTGATGCTAACACTAACCAACCTTTTGACCAGAGTCATTATGGCCTTAGTGGCTTTACCTTTAACCTTAGTAATTTCGTAGCCAATGATGCCACTGGCCAAGTTGAATTTGTCTTGGAAGTAAGCAAAAATGGCCGCGTGCAAACTAAAGTGCAAAGTCTGACTACTTTCTTAACTACCGCAGCCTACCACGCCCAACTTGACCAAGCTAACCAAGCAAATAGTGCTGCTTTGACAACTTTTAGTCAACAAGTAATTTTTGACCAAGTATTTGCAAATTTAAGTACTAATGCTACATACAAGGGCACAAGACCAAAAAACACAATTCTCGCAACACAAGTAAATTTCAATACGGATGTGCAGTTGTATCAACTCAACACACAACCATTCAACCTACCTGCAAACTATGAATTAGTACTTGAACGCACAGACTATGATCGTGTTAGAAGTATTGTCATTTACCACGTGAAATTACACGACCGCGTAAATAATTTGACATCTGCTGTTAAACAAATTACCCTAGCTGATGACTTCGGCGCTGACATAATTACTGAGTGAATACCGAAAATCAATTATGCTAAACTAACACTAGATCATGCAAATGAAATAGTTGAGCATGGCGGTTATACAAACTATTTACCTTCAGCTTTTGTGAAGTTGTTGACACCCGCACAACAACACAAGGCTATCGTCCGCAAGATGTTTTACTTGTTACTCAAACAGAAAATGGCACCGAACAATTACTTGAAAGCCAACATTTGCGTGATCTTGGTATTCATATTAACTTTGATCGCTGAACCAATATCAATGACCAAGCAGGTACTTTAA